One Salvia splendens isolate huo1 chromosome 1, SspV2, whole genome shotgun sequence genomic window, TTTTTGGCTTTGTTGAGCTCGTGTATCGCAATAAGACTTTCCTCCCGTAGTGCACGTCGCCTTCTCACGTACTTGCGTACTTGACTTGTGACACCCAATGCCCATATCATGCCTTTCGCTTTACCTCCCTTACCCTTAAGTTTTGATAAGATATTTTTCCTCACATggatcaaacaaaatttgtggtgacATATCGGCGGCTTTTTCCATTCATCAGAACGCATAGCCTTGAGGATTCCTTTGTGCCTATCCGAAATGATGCATACCTCCCTTTCGTACTTCACCACATGAATTCTGACATGATTCAAAAACCACTCCCAACTGTCGCcagtttcttcatcaacaacagcatatgcaataggcagacatttcttgttagcatcaacaccacaagcaacaagcagcttacctttaaatcttcctcggaggtgagttCCGTCTATTGTCAAAACTGGTTGGCACTCCTGGAAAGCATGTATAGCAGGCCCAAGTGCCCAGAACACGTAATAGAAGACTTTAGTACGGCCCTGGCTCAACAACTCGTTATGCCTCCACTCAACAATGGTGCCTGGATTCCTATACTGCAGTTCAAGCATGTAGCTTGGTAAATCCCTAAATGACTCCTCCCATCCACCAAATACAATCTCTAAAGCCCTTCTCTGTGCATAccatgccttcttataactgacTACCACATGAAATTTGTCATGAACAAAATTTCTTACGGCGGCGGCACTAAACTCGGCATTTTTTAGCAACTGATGGCGAATACACAAAGCAATCATTggtgatgaaaagttagcatgtccTCTATCATTACGATGACCTTCACAACTATGGCGTCCCCGCCACTTCCTAATCTCCCACATATCATCATGGGCCATGTGTGTAACAGAAACTTCCCACCGACATTCATTCGCTTTGTCAGCGTCGGTCTCGCTGATAATAGCTGTCCCATCTTCTGTCCTCCCATTAGGAAATTTGCACacggcatgccaccttcttaatttactctcaaccaccctaaattgccggtgttgcctcagactccacatagtaatagcagtcttcacatgcagcttgctatcaaattttgttccagCATTAATCCGATATGGGTGTTCTTCATCCCAGTACATGGTACTGCGTTCATTACCAACTTCAGGTACCTCAGTAGGACCACTTGGCAGTTTGCGAAAATATTTCAACCCAGTGTGAACATATTCTGGAAATGGTTGTTCACCTTGTACGACGGGTTTATACACTACCTCCTCATCACTAGAGTCAGCACCGgaatcatcacttaaaatatCATCAGACGATGAGGACGACAATTCTGGATCTGCAAGGTCTCCTCGTACAACATCAACATCAGCATGCTCTTGTACATTCTCTTGAGTATTCAATCCAACATCTGCAAAATCTGCAGCATCTGTTTGCTCATTCATACCGCAATCGATGCTCATAGTTCAAACCTCGTAGATGATCCAACACCATGATCAACAATTGGTAGGATGAAGGCATTTCCAAcagacgaatactcaacaaataattcaatatgccgagtagaatttagagccGCATTGAACATATAAAACACACTTTGATCACTGTCAACCGCAGTACATACATAACTCGTACCGGTACCCAAGAAACAATGCCTCCAAGATATTTCGATGAAGTGTTGGTTGgaatctattcttatcttagcacatatcattgcaactaattcagaTAATGAAACACATGAATCTAATACGATGGAAGCTCTCGCACGAGGAGGATCATAACAAATGCCCACATGAGGAAGTTGATATATtcttccaccccaatataaactcacgaatacttgcatgatttctgcaaaaaCATACATACAACAATTAAAgacaatttttttcaataaaccctAATATAGTAAGTTtacaataaatttatcaaaaaccctaataatatgcatataaacaacaaataagggggcaatgttgaaagattgaaggaacTTACCGAAATACGACGGGaatcgccaagaaatcgccAAGGAAATCGCCAATTTTTGTCTTCCTCCCTTTCTCTCGTGTAGTCTGCCTATTCTGGCTGGATTTGCAGATTTAAGCAAGTTAGAAAGGGAGTTTACCAAgcaaaggagaagaagaaagggaGTTTACCCATTACTTATTCCATAGTAGATCCAAGAGATGAGAATCAAGAGATTACTTGAAATATGTGACATCCAATGCATAGTACTGCAAAAAACAAGATTTGGTCAGGTTAACTGACCTGCTCAATGAGCTTCTACAACACACAGAAATGTATATATATTCACCTGTTTACAGTGCACACCAAAGTCTTCAATTTTGTTCAAGGGGATAGTTTgacattaattacaaattaaaaccaTTTATTAGTTCATTACATTTGAGTTAAATACGCGTTTCATTGATTTAATTTGTCTCAATTAACTGTCATAACGGAAGAGGTTGATCAATTTATCTCATATTTAGCAAGATTTTAGAAATGgaatatagaaataaaaaatattcatgaGAGTTTGATCCATAAATTTACAATCTCATATTTAGCGAGATTCTAGAAATGgaatatagaaataaaaaaaatactcctatgaACTTTTCCCAAAATCCGTTGatattttcgaatttaaaaagtggtggaaaatactactccctccgtcaatAAAAATAGTCCCTCCGTCaataaaaatagtctcatttgtggacgACATAAGTTTTAATGAAAACATTGGTAAAtaaggagagagaaagaaaaagtaggtaaagtaaaagagaaagagaagagaaaaaagtagataaagttTGAGAGATACGgaaagtagaagagagaaactttccatttttagaaatgatGAGACTAGTTTATGTGGAAATCTCAAAATGTTAAAATGTGACTATTTTTCGTGACCAAGAGAGTATGAATTTTGAAAGATATGTCGATTTCACATAAAGTTAATTTTCCAGCTAATTTTAATTGGCGTAGATCGCCCGACATCCTACGTGTCACCCCCAGAAGGTGAACAAAACGCACCGTTTTTAAAATAAGATAACATCATTATTTTAAGCCTTAATTCCGACGtattcttatttttaaaatggTGCATTTTGTTTACCATTCGAGGGCTCCACACATAGGACGTCAAGCGAGCCACATCAGTTAAAATTGGGTGAAAAAATGAACATCACGGAAAATCGACACATTGTCAAACATTCATGGTATTTCCTAGGGGTGGCAAAATGGGAAATTCCCATCTCGACCCGCTACTAGACGATAACGGGAAATGGGGTGGGATCGGGTAGTGTGTTTTAGAGTTTTGTGGATATACTCGTTAATCTCGATAATACCCGATATTATTAGTCTTAGCTAGTACCATCTTTTAATATTCCCTCCgctccatgttaatagagtcatttcaaATAGTTAAAGTGTAGAATATAGTAAATAGttaaatagtaatagtcatatacgcactcattttggaaaaataataataaatagttaaagtggagaaaaagtcaagtaggagagagaataatatagagaagaatatttatactattatttttccaaaatgagtgcagaaaatgaaacgcctctattAAGGCGGAACAGAGGGGAGTATTGTATACCCTCCATccatgattaaatgtctcatatctgactgacacagattttaagaaattatttgactttacaaaataaagtgggtagaaaaagttaatagaatgtGGGACAtgcttttatatattggttttataataaaatatgagtcgaataagttagtggaatgtatggtccACTTACCacatatagtaaaagtgaaatgagacatttaatagcagacggactaaaaaggaaaaaatggaCATTTAATGGCAGACAGAAGGAGTAGAATCTAAGAATTCTTTTGAAACATTTTTATATTCCAACGAACATGTAATTGAAAACTCACCGGAACTAGTTATAGAGTGTCCCCCACTTTTATTCTCAATCTATTTAAAGTTTACCATCGATATTAATGAAGTAGATTAGGGAACATTGTCGGCTATTATGGTTTTCAAATTTTCTATTAAGATTTCGGgtcgggtacgggtacccgcaATGTCAGGTATGGGACACCCGACATGGGTATTGGATAATCCCGGTATGTTGCGGAGCGGATATTGAGACAACAAATTTGGCCAAAATTGGATACGAGTACCCACGGGTAACTAATTTCGCTACCCCTAGTATTTCCCACCAAACTTTTAAAGTTAGTGTGAAATACTACAAATTTCGGAGAAAAAGTTCATGGTTTTATGTGGCTGTTTCACTTATAGAAATTCATTTTAATCTCGAAATCTGATTTAACATCCCATATTATCAAGTGGATTTTAAAATTCATGTGGATTCCTTTCTTCCATCTTAAAGTTAAAAAACAATGTCATTTTGGTACttatatgaaaaaaatgaatacaaATATGTGAAATCTACATTAAAGAAACAATAATTTCTCCCAGTAGTGGACATTAGAACTATTCAATGCCTATTGGCCCTATTCTAAACTTGATGGCGTAACAATTGTTGCAATGTCCATGGTAACAATGTTGTAGCATAAGCTTAAATAAAAAAGGGAACTGTAAGAATGCCGACATGCTCATGGTtcataaaccgccggttccaggtTTGGAACCAGTAGTTCACGGTTTTAGCAACATATTGAATctgaacccccccccccccccccccccaccccccatAGAGTTCGATGGTTCCAGTTCACGGCCTGAAACGACCGATTTAGTCGGAGGTTCGTAACTTTTTTTGTCTttctaatatttatttttatatatatacaagGTGCATGAATAAAATCCAAACAATAAGGACAACAATTGcatttttattgatataaatttaACAAGATTACAAGTTACTACTTATAACGATTATAATTTACAAAAGACTTGAAGCCTTGAAcaataaattgaaatatacttataaatttcaACGAGACTACAACGAGgatatttacaaattacaaaaagacTAATAGCTTTAAAagtatatactcttagtcggcgaaagagatgtttctacataactaattgaggacacctttagcaattcaaccttaaatgttgagtttagtctaacaatcaacaatcaCGAGAATTGTCAAAAGTCTCTCAGGTTTAGTATTATAGAGAAGTCTCTTTCCCCGACTAgtgtatatacaaatacaattatacaactatatttgcatatttttaaagttgaaacaaaatgaaaaaaaaagaaataaaggaaaacggacttgagctcaacttaagtttaaattttaagtttagGTGCTTACATATcatcaatgctcaattgcattggggaatcaaagtccacgtagttctcttacctgaCTTaactatttggcttggccggcagTTGATGGTTGGTCTATGCTTCATCCTCGGTGTATTCTTCGCCTTTTTTCCTCTAGACGAGTGTCCCAATTCGCTTCTTGTTCTCTAATGTCAGCTTTgacccaatcatcaagtaataTCACGTCTTCCATATTTCTCGTGGAGAGATTGCTTCTTCTTTCGTCAAAGACACATGCTCCAACAAAAGCAAACTCGACAGCAACAGTGGAAGTTGGAACTGAAAAATATCATTGGCCAGtgacgcaagtatgggaaaatcttttTCATGTGTTCCCCATCAACCGAGGACGTGGATTTGGACGGGAGTAAGACCTTCATTATTAAAGGAAAAGTGCGATTCTAAATATAAGTCTAACTCACCTACCGAACCTGCCGAGCTCGACATTCCGCCTGAGTTGTAGCCGTATAGGTCAGCTAATTGGATTGCGCATCAGGGCCATCATAATCCgtttgaaatgcaaagccaaaTTTTATTGTTGAGGGTGAGGTCTAGATCTGACTTGGTGGATACACACGTTAAACTTGAAGGCATGTTAGACAATTGACCGGCtcgaggtttatttgaaatgtttcacaTAGGTTTACTTCTAATTCGTCATTGGTCTCCGATTGCAATTCTCAAAGTGGACCAACATCAGTAgtactcaaattgttataataaaaatctaaaatcttggACGTACCGGCTAATTTTTATTTCagatccaagacctttgcaataaaaaacacagttggaatctcactgaatacttaagccatttgtaaaccatataatataaaatacacaTCAATTCAGAAGATGATCTAACaattaaaaccaagtgatataatacatgcaatgctctaaaataTGAACAgatgtgcaataataaacatccgataattcaacagtcgcattttttaaatttttgaacaATTTAATAAACTCATACTTTggtcccaacaactatgcgataGATATAAATCAGGAACGAGATAAGTCCTAAAAAATCATACAAATAATTTTTTGatgtcaaagtagaattcagacaatcatatgtgaAGTTCgttctatgagacacatccatgatAGAATTTGTATACCTAGTTTTCTTTTGATGACAATATTTTTTCCGTGCTTTGCCAATATGAgacttttgatggattaatctaccagcagttctaataggatctgttagagtttgtatactagaaatcaccttttgagtgattgaataccgtaaaaactcttattttattttccaaggaataaaacggattatttttgtcataatattgttatgttttacatttaatggatgtttattgcatacttaaatgtataagcaacttaacaaagtctaagtcgttgttttagtagaccgattGCGGGCGACGTCcgctttaaggtaacacggtcagttctaaataaagaaaaagaagaatttcacaacccagataggcctagactatctatcgtgaaaggttgcaatgtcagtccgcatatttcgaagccttactgaaataagatgacattggtgtgatGGAGCACCGAACGGATCTAACAGtgagacgagtctttatgctatctactgaaagacgaggtcttgataaatgtttatttcttaatcaatgtacgttagcactgagcatacgatattgattatgcattgctttgacttatcaaatggtgcgggtttttcgcaacccaataatcctgatatattgggtagtggtgattaatatctagtggtgctaggattgctattatattgaatcgtgcgcgaggtgagtctcgtttgataatgtcctcaagaggagcgcgaaacaaaattttattattcagaacctagctagttggagtttgattaatctatgaataataaataagattttcATGCTAAGttcactcttggaattaataagatgttaattgattaagtctatagcagacattaattaatcaagggacatttatatcttaagtgcGTGAAATGAACAACAAACaacggaaacccggattacttgtaatttcggatttggatgggcagtgcaatattatttttgtagtggctgctaataatattccaatataagcttgtattaaattgtgagttcaatttaattagtaaaaagctaattgggggagttcatatccaaaaccttccatagatccctgactgggcctaatatgaatttaatataaataggagaataaatgaaaCAGAACAGACACTCAAttgttttatcaaaattttcgtccccctcctaTTCTCTATAGAGGACGATTTTTCCCCTCTTCTACTCCATGAGGGATTTCTATCTTATTTATTCAAGTCATAGTATCtcggtgagatcagcccacactgataccggaatacagttcgggaaccaatCAGAAGATTTGTGGTCTAGTACTCGACGCCTTCACATGGAGAAGTAGCAAGCTATCATCGATTCTTTGGATAATCAACAAGGTATAATTCCTACTCCGTAGAaaatcatgttttaggtttcaattaatcTTAAGGCATGTTTTTATTCAAGTTACgtgcatgatacatgtgataataaGGCGAATAgattttatctaaataatccgCTGAATAGATCGAAATTATTATGTGATTTATCTCAATGcccttccgctgccaacccctgcAGGATCAACATGCCTTTGCCATAATTGAAGCGTGTCTTacacacataaattcaaaatatgatatatgcatctttgatgaaaatacttaccatcAATAATCGGAGAATAAGCCGCAATCAAGTTGCTAATACTTGCAATGTTaacagttgcattatcaaaaccaacataaAATATCTTGTcgcataattgaaattcattcagaacttgaataattaaagaagtaattgcgggtgcagtgtgtggtgtagaaaattctctaaaaccaattaaacgttgttcaaagtccaactattgtccaaaAAATTGAACCGTAACGCCCATGTATGCATGTCTATTgaaacaatcagtccatacatcaGAGCAAATGTTCATTTTGTGTCCCAAGTTGACTAAATAACGTACTAATTCAACTTTTTCCTCCATAACTTGTCGAACGGTAGATAGTTGAACAGTAGATCTACATATTCTTTTTGCAGCCACATTAAAAGCTGTGTTAACACAAACCTCATATTTCTTGTAATCAAAAGTATCAAAaagaaaatgcttcattgcagctCATATAGTCATAGCTTCAGTATGAGTTTTATGATCAAATTTAAAAGAGGCATACCTGATTGAGACGAAGCTAATCAACCGGGAGGGaggtttagttgggtttgggtagaggtatgCCCATATTTGGCTGGATGCTTTGTCATCAAATGACGATGGAGAGTGTCATATCCCTCATCTCTCAAATTGGTAGACTTTGAGACAATAGTTATAATACGCATGAAACTCcaatgtctcttcttgagagagaGGATCATAGGACATGGAATTACTAACGAGATCTTCTTGTAaagtttaacaaaaatattagATTTCAACTTTTGTGGTGCCTTTTTACCGCTTTTTCATCTGGATGGAGAGGGAGGGGGCATTTCCTCATTTTCACCGACTTGGCCGCCGCTCGACGAAATACAAGATCCATCATCATCATTGTCATCCGACGATAAATTCACGTTGTCACCTTGGCTCTCCATGTAATTACCACCATCCCCCGGCTTACATTTGGATGAGTAGCATGA contains:
- the LOC121803156 gene encoding uncharacterized protein LOC121803156 — its product is MSIDCGMNEQTDAADFADVGLNTQENVQEHADVDVVRGDLADPELSSSSSDDILSDDSGADSSDEEVVYKPVVQGEQPFPEYVHTGLKYFRKLPSGPTELLKNAEFSAAAVRNFVHDKFHVVVSYKKAWYAQRRALEIVFGGWEESFRDLPSYMLELQYRNPGTIVEWRHNELLSQGRTKVFYYVFWALGPAIHAFQDWEWFLNHVRIHVVKYEREVCIISDRHKGILKAMRSDEWKKPPICHHKFCLIHVRKNILSKLKGKGGKAKGMIWALGVTSQVRKYVRRRRALREESLIAIHELNKAKKENWSLCYDDELRWGVPSTNMSESYNNVLRGVRELPIRALVDLTFWRTVEWWADGKTEIQQTEGRLTPWARDKLVANDAKGQMHYCSVVARELGHYQIRSRPRVENGKAKGDNRLDVEFMDSKCSCGKWQMWRVPCSHACTVARDRGNSMFELIDKHNHKATWEAQYYGVSFQAPRHQDYWANPGWKLRITPEQLLPRKRGPDRRRRIPNQMDVREEDEPRAPRKCRNCGVEGHDRRNCTVGRVM